From Bacteroidota bacterium:
AAAGGAACTGTGTAAAAAATTGATCTTTAATGAAAGGACTGAAAGTTACGATCCCCTTAAGGAACTTATCAATTATTTTTCACATCGAAAGGTAGACGTCAGAGTAAAAGAGGTTGATGCGCTTCTTCCAGTAGAAGAAAGATTGAAGAACGATATTATAGATGGCGATAAATCGAACCTTATTAAAAATTTAGATGAAGCTCTTAAAAAATATAAGCCGATAGAAATAATTAACCAGATATTGCTCGGGGGGATGAAAGTCGTGGGTGAATTGTTTGGCAGCGGACAGATGCAGTTGCCATTTGTGCTCCAGTCTGCTGAAGTAATGAAATCCGCAGTTGCATACTTAGAACCGATGATGGAAAAGAAATCGGTGCAGAAGCGCGGAACGATGGTGCTCGCAACTGTAAAGGGCGATGTTCACGACATCGGAAAAAACCTTGTTGATATTATCTTGACTAATAATGGGTATAGTATCATAAATTTGGGAATACGGGTTCCGATCGAGACTATTTTACATGCCGTTGAGGAGTATAACGCCGATGCTATCGGGATGAGTGGATTGTTGGTAAAATCTACAGCTATTATGAAAGAGAATCTTGAGATAATGACTGAGCGCAGTATTACTATTCCAGTCGTGCTTGGAGGGGCTGCTTTAACGCGAAGATTTGTCGAAGAAGATTTACGAGCAATTTACAGCGCTCATGTCGCTTATGCAAACGACGCTTTCGATGGGCTGCACTTTATGGAAAACCTTAACCAGCTTAAATCAAAACAGAAGATCGAAGTTCCCCCAAAAGAGAAGAAGGTAACGATTCAAGCAAGAGTTGATTTACAAGCAAAGTCGTCAAGCAAGGTATCAATAAATAATCTGATTCCAACACCACCATTCTGGGGATCGAAAGTTGTTGAAGATATTAATGTTGATGAAGTATTCGAATACATCAACGAAGTAGCTTTGATTAAAGGTCAGTGGCAAGTTTACAAGGGGGCTAAGTCGGAGGAAGATTATAAAAAGTTCGTAAAGAAAGAAATTCATCCTGAATTCGAATCATTAAAAGCAAAAAGCAAACAAGAACACCTTCTACAACCCAAAGTTGTTTACGGCTATTTCCCCTGTAACTCCGACGGTAACGATTTAATAATATACAATCCATCAGAAATCCCAAATCCCAAATCCCAAATCCTAAATTTAAAAGAGTGGCTTCGCTTTACTTTCCCACGCCAGAAATCTGACCGATTCCTTTGCTTGTCTGATTATTTTGCTGAAAAAGATTCAGGCAACCTTGATGTTATTGCACTTCAATTAGTTACTGTTGGAAAAACTGCATCAGAGTATTCACAAAAACTCTTTTCATCCAACAAGTATAAGGACTATTTATACTTTCACGGATTAAGTGTAGAGACCGCAGAAGCATTAGCAGAGATGTGGCATAAAAAAATTCGAATGGAGTTAGAAATTGCCGGGGCGGATGCCTTAGATAAAAAGAAATTATTCACACAAGGTTATCAAGGTTCGCGTTATAGTTTCGGTTATCCGGCTTGTCCGAATTTGGAAGACCAAACCAAATTGTTCGAGATATTAAAACCTGAAAGGATTGAAGTTGAGTTAACAGAAGAGTTTCATTTAATTCCTGAGCAATCAACATCAGCAATCATAGTCCATCATCCTGAAGCGAAGTATTTTAATGTTTGATCAAAAAATAACGTTGTATTTTTCACATCTTTTTATTATAATTGCATAGTAATTTTTGAAACTTAAGTTTTTAATGAAATATTCACCAAAACACAATAAAACAAGGAGATTTTAGATATGGCAACATTTATCACCGAAGAATGCATCAATTGTGGTGCGTGTGAACCCGAATGTCCAAATACCGCTATTTATGCCGGCGGTGTCCAATATGAGTTAAACGGTCAAATGGTAGACGCTCTTTCAAACGATTTTTATTATATAGTTCCCGAAAAATGCACCGAATGTGTTGGGCACTTCGAAAAGGAACAATGCGCGGCAGTTTGCCCGGTTGATTGTTGCGTTCCCGACCCGAATCGCCCCGAAACCGAAGAAGAGTTATACCATAAAGCAAAACAAATACATCCTGAAAAAGAATTTTTACCATTAAGCGAAGCCCCCTCGCGATTTAAATAGAATATTTTTTGAGTTTTAATTTAATAGTAAGGGTCGGTTTACACACAGAACCGACCTTATTTTTCATTAGTGGAGAAGATAAATGAAGATCGGCGATTACGAAATTTTTACGATTGAAACGAGCAGGTTTGCCCTTGATGGCGGGGCAATGTTCGGCGTGGTGCCGCAAGCGTTATGGCGAAAAACAAATCCACCCGACAAATTAAACCGTATCGAAATGGTTACAAGAAGTCTTTTGATTGTTGGCGGAGGGAAAAAGATTTTAGTCGATACCGGTAATAGCCCGAAGATGTCACAAAAGTTAAAAGATATCTATAAGATTGATACAACATCAACCAGTCTTATTTCATCATTACAAAAACATAACGTAGCTACGAACGAGATAACAGATGTGATACTTACACACTTGCATTTTGACCACGCTGGTGGTTCAACGTTTGATGATTCGGGAATAATCAAGCCGACATTTCCGAATGCTAAATACTATGTTCAAAAAGAGCAGTGGAATTGGGCGCTCAATCCGACCGACCGCGACAGGGCGAGTTTCTTTAAAGAAGATTTTTTACCACTGAAAGAATTTGGTGTTTTGGAATTAGTCGAGGGGGAGTTTGAAATATTTCCGGGTATAAATTTAATTTTGCTTAATGGTCATACGAGTATGCAGCAGATTCCCAAAATCTCTGACGGAATAAACACAGTTTTGTTTTGCGCCGATTTAGTGCCGATGTCGTCGCACATACCATTGCCATTTATTATGGGATACGATTTGCAGCCGTTGGTAACATTGGAAGAAAAGAGAAAAATAATAGGTCCGGCTTATGAAGAAAAGTGGAAATTGGTTTTTGAGCACGACCCAAAAATTGCAGCCGCCACGATCGCATCAAACGAAAAAGGTTTTGGTGTTGGCGAAGTGATTCAATTATTGTAGGCGACAAGGTCCTTAGTTATTTTCCCTCGTCTGTTTCTTAAACGAAATAATTCAATTATTGTAGGTCGACCTGGCTGGTCGACTCACAATTGTCGAAATCCGAATAGTATAATTTTTTGAATGTTAGTCACAAAAGAAAAAATAAAACAACACGCATTAAATTTAGGATTTTCAAAAATCGGATTCGCAAATCCTGAAAAGTTAGAAGTCGAAGGGAGAAAATTAGCTGAGTGGCTATCCAATAATTATCACGGTGATATGAAATGGATGGAGGAGGATATTGAAAAAAGACTCGACCCAAAACTTATTTTCCCCAAAGTTAAATCGGTAATTGTTTTAGCTGCTAATTATTATTCAGATATTCGCCGTAGCAAAGATATTGGCGTTGGCAAAATTTCAAGATATGCTTGGGGAGATGATTATCATATCGTAGTCAAAAATAAACTCAACACTCTTTT
This genomic window contains:
- a CDS encoding 4Fe-4S dicluster domain-containing protein codes for the protein MATFITEECINCGACEPECPNTAIYAGGVQYELNGQMVDALSNDFYYIVPEKCTECVGHFEKEQCAAVCPVDCCVPDPNRPETEEELYHKAKQIHPEKEFLPLSEAPSRFK
- a CDS encoding MBL fold metallo-hydrolase, translated to MKIGDYEIFTIETSRFALDGGAMFGVVPQALWRKTNPPDKLNRIEMVTRSLLIVGGGKKILVDTGNSPKMSQKLKDIYKIDTTSTSLISSLQKHNVATNEITDVILTHLHFDHAGGSTFDDSGIIKPTFPNAKYYVQKEQWNWALNPTDRDRASFFKEDFLPLKEFGVLELVEGEFEIFPGINLILLNGHTSMQQIPKISDGINTVLFCADLVPMSSHIPLPFIMGYDLQPLVTLEEKRKIIGPAYEEKWKLVFEHDPKIAAATIASNEKGFGVGEVIQLL